From a region of the Cervus canadensis isolate Bull #8, Minnesota chromosome Y, ASM1932006v1, whole genome shotgun sequence genome:
- the LOC122436393 gene encoding LOW QUALITY PROTEIN: uncharacterized protein LOC122436393 (The sequence of the model RefSeq protein was modified relative to this genomic sequence to represent the inferred CDS: deleted 1 base in 1 codon; substituted 5 bases at 5 genomic stop codons): MSPGQGYILADSEGATINSGDPESPSSTVQALPVRVGPANLNGERTYQYWPFSTSDLYNWKTQNPPFSEKPQGLIDLLDSILFTHNPTWDDCQQLLQVLFTTEEREQILAEARKRVPGVNGRPTAQPHLMDEGFPLLWPNWDFERVEGRERLXVYRQTLMAGLRAATRKPTNLAKVNLVRQEPTESLSAFLERLMEAFRQYTPMDPQAEESHAAVLLAFVNXAAPDIRRKLQKIEGLGEQTIQDLLKAAEKVFNNRETPEEREERIRREERELAEKIRKEDREHRVKENRKNQRELAHILFAGMKAGTEVREPXDPQTGEKERPKRQALKKDQCTYCKERGHWKNECPKRDLKRGTTQRQRISPGTRVLYVGEDSDXGSQDSAPLPESWVTIHVEGKHVGFMVDTGAQHSVLNQKLGPMSKKTSLVQGATGTKRYCWTTEWKVNLGTHQVSHSFLVIPECPAPLLGRDLLTKFNAQIHFDPGGMSVTDGLGQPIHVLFLALRDEYRLFAPKLSEVIAPDVQLWVHKYPLAWAETAGMGLVKQRHPVVIELKAEAIPVRVRQYPMSQEAWRGITPHIRRFMDAGILKRCQSPWNIPLLPVKKPGGTDYRPVQDLREINKRVSDIHPTVLNPYTLLSSLLPEYTWYTVLDLKDAFFSLPLAAQSQEIFAFEWTEGEGQPVVQLTWTRLPQGFKNSPTLFNEALSEDLYEYWTHHPEVILLQYVDDLMLAGTTEEACSLATGDLLQTLGTLGYRASAKKAQIARQEVTYLGYKIRQGQRWLTQAMKETILQIPEPKTPRQVREFLGTVGYCRLCIMGFAEKARLLYEGSKETPNWTWTEPMKQAFQTLRRALLEAPALALPNPNKPFQLFVDEKEGIGKGVLTQQWGPWKRPVAYLSKRLEPVAAGWPPCLRIIAATALLVREADKLTYGQQLWVYTPHAIEGVLKQPPGKWISNARLTHYQALLLDAPRVHFQTPCFLNPATLLPNPEKDCPLHDCSEILAEALAARKDLTDVLLNNSELVWFTDGSSYVKDGQRKAGATIVDDSGQTIWAETLPPNTSAQKAELIALIQALEQAKEKRVTIFTDSRYAFSTVHIQGPIYQERGFRTAEGKEVKNLPEICRLLKAAQLPWAVAIVHVPSHQKGEDPKERDNRAADAAAREAASRDYTAPILAVGLPSPERKQHTGMRYRGEEPGQHWEIDFTEVRPGKYGYRYLLVLVDNFSGXVEAFPTKGETAIVVAKKMLEEIVPRYGLPVTMGSDNGPAFVSQIVQGLARALGTKWKLHCEYNLQSSGQVERMNRTLKETLTKLAIETGGDWVTLLPFALFQARNTPYKLSLTPFEILYGRPPPLCTIFEGKCLPPPSLGQFQQTLMALSKAHNHVWKLIQEMHEGQSKGAIPSHNIGPGDWVWVKWHQSKVLEPRWKGPYVVLLTTPTAVKVDGIGPWVHCNHVRQATLEEQ; the protein is encoded by the exons ACTCTGGGGACCCAGAGTCACCTTCATCTACTGTTCAGGCGCTCCCCGTCcgagtgggaccagctaacctgaatggagagcgaacctatcagtactggcccttttccacgagcgacctgtataattggaaaacccaGAACCCTCCTTTttcagagaaaccccaaggcctcattgacctcttagattccattttattCACTCacaaccccacctgggatgattgtcagcagctgttgcaggtgctcttcaccacagaaGAACGGGAGCAAATTCTGGCAGAGGCACGGAAACGGGTCCCGGGGGTCAacgggagaccaaccgcccagcctcatctcatggacgaggggtttcctctgttgtggcctaactgggattttgagcgagtggaaggtagggagcgtctctgagtgtaccgccagactctaatggctggcctgcgggccgcaACTAGAAAGCCAACAAATTTGgcgaaggtaaatttagtaaggcaagagcccactgagagcctatcagccttcctagagaggctgatggaagcttttaggcaatatacacctatggacccccaggctgaggagtcacacGCTGCAGTTCTGTTAGCGTTTGTAAAttaggcagccccagatattaggaggaaattacaaaagatagaggggttgggagaacagacaatacaagatttactgaaagcagctgaaaaggtatttaataatagagagaccccagaagaaagggaggagcGAATTCgacgggaggaaagggaattagctgagaagatcaggaaggaagatagggaacatagggtgaaggaaaaccggaagaaccagagggagctagcccacattctttttgcggggatgaAGGCCGGAACAGAAGTGAGGGAGCCTTGAGACCCCCAgacgggagaaaaagagagaccaaaaaggcaggccctaaagaaagatcagtgtaCTTACTGCAAGGAacgggggcactggaaaaacgagtgccctaagagggacctgaaaagaggaacaacccagagacagagaatctcccctggaactcgagttctatatgtgggggaagacagtgactaggggagtcaagactcggcacccctccccgagtcctgggtaaccatacatgtggaggggaaacacgttggcttcatggtagatactggtgcccaacactctgttttaaaccaaaaactgggaccaatgtctaagaaaaccagcttggtgcagggagccacggggacaaaaagatacTGTTGGACCACAGAAtggaaagtaaatctggggacccaccaggtgtcccattcatttttggtgataccagaatgcccagcccctctacttggaagagacttgttgactaaatttaatgctcagatccattttgaccctgggggaatgtcagtcacggatgga cttggacagccgatacatgttttattcctagctttaagagatgaatacagactttttgcgcctaagctctcagaggttatagcaccagatGTACAACTGTGGGTCCATAAATACCCATTggcctgggcagaaacagcaggaatgggactggtcaaacagagacatccggtcgtcatcgagctaaaggccgaggcaattcctgtgagggtgagacagtaccctatgagccaggaagcttggcgggggatcactccccacattcgacggttcatggatgccggaattctcaagcggtgccaatccccttggaacatcCCCTTACTTccggtgaagaagccaggggggacagattatagacctgtccaagacctgcgagaaatcaacaaacgggtgagtgacatacaccctactgtcctgaacccgtataccctcctgagcagtttactgcctgagtacacttggtacactgtgttggacttgaaagatgcttttttcagcctacccctggcggcccagagccaggagatatttgcctttgagtggactgagggggaaggccaaccggtagtacaattaacttggacccgcctcccacaggggttcaagaactcccctaccttgtttaatgaggctttgagtgaggacctctatgaatatTGGACTcaccacccagaggtcatcctgctgcaatatgtggatgaccttatgttggctggaaccacagaggaggcatgcagcctTGCCACtggtgacctcttacagactctaggcaccttggggtatcgcgctagcgcaaagaaggcgcaaatagcccggcaagaggtcacctatttggggtataagatcaggcaggggcaaaggtggctaactcaggccatgaaggaaacaatattgcagataccagagcccaagaccccccgccaggtgagagagtttctggggactgttggatattgcagactgtgtatcatggggtttgctgagaaggcccggctcttgtatgagggaagtaaagagaccccaaactggacttggactgagccaatgaaacaggctttccagacactcagacgggccctactagaagccccagcccttgccctccctaacccaaataagccattccagctgtttgtagatgaaaaggaaggaataggaaagggggtcttgacgcaacaatggggaccatggaagcggccggtGGCATACCTTTCAAAGCGATTAGAGCCGGTGGCtgctgggtggcccccttgccttcgcatcattgcagccactgccctcctcgtCCGCGAAGCTGACAAGTTGACCtatggacagcaactctgggtttacaccccccacgccatcgaaggggttttaaagcagccgccgggtaagtggatctccaatgcccgtttgacacattaccaggccTTGCTGCTTGATGCCCCACGGGTGcattttcagaccccttgcttcctgaatccagccacgctcctacctaacccagagaaagactgccctctccatgattgcagtgagatactggctgaggccctggcagctcgaaaagacttaactgatgtactgctaaacaacagtgagctagtatggttcaccgatgggagcagctatgtaaaagatggacaaaggaaggcgggagccaccatagttgatgattcaggacagacgatatgggctgagacacttcccccaaacacttCTGCGCAAAAAGCAGAGTTGATTGctctaatacaggctctggagcaagccaaagagaagagagtcaccatttttactgacagccgatatgctttcagcactgtccatattcaaggtccaatataccaagaaaggggatttcGGACAGCTGAGGGAAAGGAGGTCAAAAATTTGCCCGAGATTTGCAGGCTCCTGAAAGCTGCCCAACTGCCCTGGGCAGTAGCAATAGTACATGTCCCCAGTCACCAGAAAGGAGAAGACCCTAAGGAACGGGACAATCGTGCCGCTGATGCAGCCGCTCGAGAAGCAGCTAGCCGGGACTACACCGCCCCCATATTAGCTGTGGGACTTCCAtctcctg AGAGAAAGCAGCACACGGGGATGAGGTAcagaggggaagagccagggcaacactgggagatagatttcactgaggtaagaccaggcaagtatgggtatcgctatctgttggttctggtagataacTTCTCGGGGTGAgtagaagccttccccactaagggagagacagcaatagtggttgctaaaaagatgttagaggagatagtgcctaggtacgggctgccagtgactatgggctctgataacggacctgcgtttgtgagccagattgtacaagggctggcccgaGCTCtagggacaaaatggaagttacattgtgaatataatctccagagctcaggacaggttgagagaatgaatcggaccctaaaagaaactttgacaaagttggcaatagagactggtggggactgggtgaccctccttcccttcgcactctttcaggcgcgtaacaccccttataagctgagtcttaccccttttgagattctgtatggaagaccccctcctctGTGTACTATTTTTGAGGGAAAAtgcctgccacccccttctttgggacaattccagcaaactctgatggcattaagtaaggcgcataaccatgtttggaaattgattcaAGAGATGCACGAGGGTCAAAGTAAGGGggccatcccctcacataatattggcccaggtgattgggtttgggtaaaatgGCACCAATCTAAAGTACTAGAACCTAggtggaaaggcccttatgttgttctccttaccactcctaccgcTGTTAAGGTCGAtgggattggaccctgggttcactgcaatcacgtgcggcaagccactctggaagaacag